A window of the Halichoerus grypus chromosome 2, mHalGry1.hap1.1, whole genome shotgun sequence genome harbors these coding sequences:
- the PDLIM4 gene encoding PDZ and LIM domain protein 4 isoform X1, whose translation MPHSVTLRGPSPWGFRLVGGRDFSAPLTISRVHAGSKAALAALCPGDLIQAINGESTELMTHLEAQNRIKGCHDHLTLSVSRPEGRSWPGAPEDSKAQTQRIHTDPEAQDGSPATSRRPSATGIGLEDGRPGLGPPYGQPSHLAFHHNGSSNEATLLTQMSTLHVSPLHSADTARGLPRSRDCGVDLGSEVYRMLREPAEPSASEPKQSGSFRYLQGMLEAGEGGERPGSSGPRNLKPTASKLGAPLSGLQGLPECTRCGHGIVGTIVKARDKLYHPECFMCSDCGLNLKQRGYFFLDERLYCESHAKARVKPPEGYDVVAVYPNAKVELV comes from the exons ATGCCCCACTCCGTGACCCTGCGCGGCCCTTCGCCCTGGGGCTTCCGCCTAGTAGGCGGCCGGGACTTCAGCGCACCCCTCACCATCTCGCGG GTTCACGCCGGCAGCAAGGCCGCACTGGCCGCCCTGTGCCCCGGAGACCTGATCCAGGCCATCAATGGGGAAAGCACAGAGCTCATGACGCACCTGGAGGCGCAGAACCGCATCAAGGGCTGCCATGACCACCTCACACTCTCTGTGAGCAG ACCTGAAGGCAGGAGCTGGCCCGGTGCCCCAGAGGACAGCAAGGCTCAGACACAAAGGATCCACACTGACCCTGAGGCCCAG GATGGCAGTCCAGCAACCAGCAGGAGGCCCTCAGCCACCGGGATTGGGCTAGAAGATGGCAGGCCAGGCCTGGGACCTCCTTATGGGCAGCCATCTCACCTCGCATTCCATCACAATGGCAGCAGCAATGAGGCTACCTTACTGACCCAAATGAGCACCCTGCATGTGTCTCCACTTCACAG CGCGGACACAGCCAGAGGCCTCCCACGGAGCCGTGACTGCGGCGTGGACCTGGGCTCAGAGGTGTACAGGATGCTGCGGGAGCCGGCGGAGCCCTCGGCTTCGGAGCCCAAGCAGTCAGGCTCCTTCCGCTACTTGCAGGGCATGCTAGAGGCCGGGGAGGGCG GGGAGCGGCCTGGCTCCAGCGGCCCCCGCAACCTCAAGCCCACGGCCAGCAAGCTGGGCGCTCCGCTGAGTGGCCTGCAAGGACTGCCCGAGTGCACGCGCTGCGGCCACGGCATAGT GGGCACCATCGTCAAGGCACGGGACAAGCTCTACCACCCTGAGTGCTTCATGTGCAGCGACTGCGGCCTGAACCTTAAGCAGCGCGGTTACTTCTTTCTGGACGAGCGGCTCTACTGCGAGAGCCACGCCAAGGCGCGCGTCAAGCCACCCGAGGGCTACGACGTGGTGGCGGTGTACCCCAATGCCAAGGTGGAACTCGTCTGA
- the PDLIM4 gene encoding PDZ and LIM domain protein 4 isoform X2 has translation MPHSVTLRGPSPWGFRLVGGRDFSAPLTISRVHAGSKAALAALCPGDLIQAINGESTELMTHLEAQNRIKGCHDHLTLSVSRPEGRSWPGAPEDSKAQTQRIHTDPEAQDGSPATSRRPSATGIGLEDGRPGLGPPYGQPSHLAFHHNGSSNEATLLTQMSTLHVSPLHSADTARGLPRSRDCGVDLGSEVYRMLREPAEPSASEPKQSGSFRYLQGMLEAGEGGAPSSRHGTSSTTLSASCAATAA, from the exons ATGCCCCACTCCGTGACCCTGCGCGGCCCTTCGCCCTGGGGCTTCCGCCTAGTAGGCGGCCGGGACTTCAGCGCACCCCTCACCATCTCGCGG GTTCACGCCGGCAGCAAGGCCGCACTGGCCGCCCTGTGCCCCGGAGACCTGATCCAGGCCATCAATGGGGAAAGCACAGAGCTCATGACGCACCTGGAGGCGCAGAACCGCATCAAGGGCTGCCATGACCACCTCACACTCTCTGTGAGCAG ACCTGAAGGCAGGAGCTGGCCCGGTGCCCCAGAGGACAGCAAGGCTCAGACACAAAGGATCCACACTGACCCTGAGGCCCAG GATGGCAGTCCAGCAACCAGCAGGAGGCCCTCAGCCACCGGGATTGGGCTAGAAGATGGCAGGCCAGGCCTGGGACCTCCTTATGGGCAGCCATCTCACCTCGCATTCCATCACAATGGCAGCAGCAATGAGGCTACCTTACTGACCCAAATGAGCACCCTGCATGTGTCTCCACTTCACAG CGCGGACACAGCCAGAGGCCTCCCACGGAGCCGTGACTGCGGCGTGGACCTGGGCTCAGAGGTGTACAGGATGCTGCGGGAGCCGGCGGAGCCCTCGGCTTCGGAGCCCAAGCAGTCAGGCTCCTTCCGCTACTTGCAGGGCATGCTAGAGGCCGGGGAGGGCG GGGCACCATCGTCAAGGCACGGGACAAGCTCTACCACCCTGAGTGCTTCATGTGCAGCGACTGCGGCCTGA